TGCGCGGTGGTGGACAGGAAAAGAGCCGCCGGGCCGGTACGCTGAATGTGCCGGGGATCGTGGGGTTGGGGGCGGCGGCAGCGGTGGCCGGCCAGCGGCTGGACGCTGACCGCCGCGCAATGCAGGACCGTCGGGATCGCTTCGAAAATGCCGTACTCCATCATTTCCCGGACGCCCGCGTGAACAGCGCCGGCGCAGAGCGCCTTCCGCAGACTTCCAGCATCATGTTTCCGGACATCAAGGCCGCCGACATGATGGCCCAGATCGGGACGGTGGCCGTGTCCACGGGCAGCGCCTGCTCTACGGGGTCAGGCAAGCCCAGCCACGTCCTGGCTGCAATGGGCCTCGACAAGCAAGCCGCCGCCGGAACGGTCCGCTTCTCCATGGGCCGCCACACGACGGATCAGGAGGTCGATGCCGTCGTACGAGCCCTTGCCGCCTTCAGTTGATCCCCCTGTCCCCGCCCATGGAACCCATCATCCGGAATCGTGTCGCCGAAAGTCCCATTGAAGTCTTCAATCTGGAAGATTTCCAGGAGGATGCGCGCGTCGTGGACGTCGACCTGGCCGCGTTCCTGGACGGCGGATTCATATTGCGCGAGAAGGCCTTCCGGGATCAGGTGAAGGCCCACGACTGGTCGTTCGCCGAAGGCAGGCACGTGGCCATCCACTGCACGACCGATGCCATCATCGCGCCCTGGGCCTACATGTTGATTGCCGCCCGCCTGTCGGACGTGGCCGCATCGGTGCAGGTGGGCCCGCTCGACACCGTCCGCAGCATGGTCTGGTCCCGCCTGCTGGCCGCCGCCGATTTCAGTCGGTTCGATGACCGGATTGTGGTCATCAAGGGATGCGGCAACCGGAACGTCCCCGAAACCGCCTACGCCGAAGCCACGCTCCACCTGCAGCGCGTGGCCCGCAAGATCATGTACGGCGAGCCCTGCTCCAGTGTCCCGGTCTGGCGACGCCCGGCTTGAGTAACCGCCCCACCTGCTCGCCACGGCCGTGCTGATTGCCCACCTCACCCAATTCTGGAACCGGCACGAGCGATGGCTCGGCATGCTGTTCTTCGTGTCCGGAATCATCTGGGACCTGC
The sequence above is drawn from the Rhodothermales bacterium genome and encodes:
- a CDS encoding DUF2480 family protein: MEPIIRNRVAESPIEVFNLEDFQEDARVVDVDLAAFLDGGFILREKAFRDQVKAHDWSFAEGRHVAIHCTTDAIIAPWAYMLIAARLSDVAASVQVGPLDTVRSMVWSRLLAAADFSRFDDRIVVIKGCGNRNVPETAYAEATLHLQRVARKIMYGEPCSSVPVWRRPA